CCTTCTACGCGGGCTTCTACGAGCCGACCGTCGAGGACATCCGGCGGGTCTCGGCGCCGGTGCTCGCAGTCTGGGGCTCCGAGGACGCCTCGATCCCCGCCGAGGCGCGGGACCACATCGTGAACCTGCTCGAGCAAGAGGGCAAGACCTTCAAGGCCTTGGTGCTCGATGCGCCGCACGCCTTCATGAACGACACGCGGCCCCGCTACCGCAAGCAAGCCGCCGACGAGGCCTGGAAGGAGCTCCTCGCCTGGTTTGGTCACTACCTGCGCGCCTAGCGTTGCTCGCCATTTACCCTCGCCCGCTTCATTTTCGAGGCGGGCGTTTGAGGGTAGAAGCAGGCTAGCGGGATAATTTGGACGACGTAGCCATCAACGCAGCCCTTCGAGGAGGTGTCCCGCCGCTTCGAAAGGACCCTGCATGCTCCGAAAGATCCAGTCGAGCCTCGCGCTGAAGGTCACCTTCGCGCTGATCTCGGCCCTCGTCGTTCTGCTGGGTGGCTTCGCCGCCGTGATCATCCACCACACGGCGAGCACCATCCAGGCCAACCTCATCAACAAGGGCCGGGGCCTCGCGCGCGAGGGCGCCACCGTCACCGCCCAGCTCCTCGACGACGGAATCCGCGCCAAGGCCCTGACCATGGACGACGCCTTCGACGAGCACTACGTCGCGATCCCGGGCGTCGAGCCCAAGAAGTACCGCACGCGCTTCGACGCGTTCACCGACAAGGCCTTCCTGGCCTTCGAGGACACCTTCGTCAAGGACGAGGACATCCTCTTTGCTGCCGCAGCCGACCGCAACGGCTACATCCCCACCCACAACTCCAAGTTCGCCAAGCCCCTGACCGGAGATCCCGAGCAGGACAAAGTGGGCAACCGCACCAAGCGCCTCTTCAACGATCCGGTGGGCCTCAAGGCGGCCCAAAATACCCGCGAGGAGGTCCTCGTCCAGCTCTACCGGCGCGACACCGGCGAACTCATGTGGGACGTCTCCTCGCCCATCACGGTGCAAGGCCGCCACTGGGGCGCCTTCCGGGTGGGCTTCTCCAAGGCGCGGGTCGATGCCCTCATCAACGCCTTCATCTGGCAGATGGTGCTCGCTTCGGGCGTCATCCTGGTGGTGCTGAGCCTCTTGGTCTACTTCCTGCTGAGGCGATCGCTCGCGCCCCTCGGCGACATGGCCCGGGCCCTCGAAGGCATCGCCGTCGGCGAGCTGGATCAGCGCGTCGTGGTCGCGCGGCAGGACGAGATCGGCCGCATGGCCCAGGATTTCACCCGGATGGTCGCCTACCTCAACGAGGTCGCGGGCGTCGCTCAGGCGCTGAGCCGGGGCGACCTGAGCCGTAGCGTCGTGCCCAAGAGCGAGCGCGACCAGTTCGGCATGGCCATCTCCGCGATGGTCTCCGAGCTGCGAACCATCATCTTTCAGGTGCGCCACGCCGCTCACACCGTGGCTCAGGGGGCCGACGTGGCCAAGGGAGCGCTCTCCGAGGCTTCTGGTGCCATGGGCGAGATGTCGGGCAGCATCCGCCACGTCTCGGGCAACGCGCACGAGCTCGTGGCCTTCGTGGGCGAGGCGTCGTCCTCCATCGAGGAGATGATGGCCTCGATCCGCACGGTCGCAGGTAATACCGACAACCTGGAGGCCGCCGTCAACCAGACCTCGGCGAGCATCGAGCAGATGGCCTCCTCGATCCAGCAGGTCGCCCTCAACGTCAAGCAGGCCAATCAGGTCGCCGAGCAATCCGCCGAGGCCGCCGAGGGTGGCCGCCGGGCGGTGGGGCGCACCATCGACGGCATGAGCCGCGTCAACCAGGTCATGCACGAGGTGATCGTCTCGATCGAGAAGCTCGGCAAGAGCTCGACCGAGATCGGGGCCATCATCGCGGTGATCGATGACATCGCCGAGCAGACGAATCTACTGGCGCTCAACGCCGCCATCGAGGCAGCCCGCGCAGGCGAGCACGGCCGCGGCTTCGCGGTGGTCGCCGACGAGGTCCGCAA
The nucleotide sequence above comes from bacterium. Encoded proteins:
- a CDS encoding HAMP domain-containing protein; the protein is MLRKIQSSLALKVTFALISALVVLLGGFAAVIIHHTASTIQANLINKGRGLAREGATVTAQLLDDGIRAKALTMDDAFDEHYVAIPGVEPKKYRTRFDAFTDKAFLAFEDTFVKDEDILFAAAADRNGYIPTHNSKFAKPLTGDPEQDKVGNRTKRLFNDPVGLKAAQNTREEVLVQLYRRDTGELMWDVSSPITVQGRHWGAFRVGFSKARVDALINAFIWQMVLASGVILVVLSLLVYFLLRRSLAPLGDMARALEGIAVGELDQRVVVARQDEIGRMAQDFTRMVAYLNEVAGVAQALSRGDLSRSVVPKSERDQFGMAISAMVSELRTIIFQVRHAAHTVAQGADVAKGALSEASGAMGEMSGSIRHVSGNAHELVAFVGEASSSIEEMMASIRTVAGNTDNLEAAVNQTSASIEQMASSIQQVALNVKQANQVAEQSAEAAEGGRRAVGRTIDGMSRVNQVMHEVIVSIEKLGKSSTEIGAIIAVIDDIAEQTNLLALNAAIEAARAGEHGRGFAVVADEVRKLAERSAKATGEIAGLIKGIQRETDDAVRSAQHGDEALQEGTRLAQVAGETLEGMVASVREVSELMAQIAQATDEQNHAAEQITVAVSSMNALTAEVTAATREQAIGSEQIVKVVDGMHRQTQEVSQATAEQMKAGDQVLRSVEHIHQLSTGLHGEAQALIEAVAFFQEGEPEIRQLVAKA